Proteins encoded together in one Ipomoea triloba cultivar NCNSP0323 chromosome 4, ASM357664v1 window:
- the LOC116016312 gene encoding probable leucine-rich repeat receptor-like protein kinase At5g63930 has protein sequence MMPGMCKSRKGFTLVWIGVLMASVLVVYHSEGLNFEGMYLLELKKSIHDPHNNLANWNPNDETPCGWVGVNCSSAYNNPVVESLDLQSMKLLGTLNSSIGGLAFLTSLDLSFNGFTGSIPKEIGNCSRLEFLLLRNNQFDGAIPPELGNLFNLALLNLSNNMISGPIPVEIGKLSSLVDFAAFTNNLTGPLPPSLGNLKNLQTFRVGQNAISGSLPRELGGCKNLEILGLAQNQLGGNIPRELGMLTWLTEIVLWNNQLSGSIPREIGNCTRLITLALYQNNLVGEIPAEIGNLKSLQNLYLYRNQLNGTIPRELGNLSSVIQIDFSENYLIGEIPRELSLIKGLQLLYLFQNQLTGVIPNEFSSLINLTKLDLSINYLTGPIPSGFQYLTKMVQLQLFDNSLNGTIPQGFGIYSRLWVLDFSDNNLTGRIPPHVCYHSNLILLNLGSNKLYGKIPPGVTNCASLVQLRLDGNRLIGDFPSDLCKLVNLSAVELGENNFGGAIPSEIGNCQKLQRLDLSGNYFSSELPRSIGNLTQLVTFNISSNFFTGRIPPEILNSKALQRLDLSHNRFVDAIPDELGNLSQLELLMLSENKLSGRIPAALGNLSHLTELQMGGNLLSGEIPSELGYLTGLQIAMNLSNNNLSGVIPPELGNLILLEYLLLNNNHLNGEIPSTFGNLSSLMGCDFSYNNLSGPLPDVPLFNNMSLSSFVGNSGLCGGPLGGCNESITSSLKPPLVTSTGASRGKIVTVVAAVIGGVSLVLIVVILYFMKRHPVDMAGSSQDKDILSPASDIYFPPKEGFTLQDLVEATNNFHDSYVIGRGAVGTVYKAVMQSGQTIAVKKLASNREGNNIENSFRAEILTLGRIRHRNIVKLHGFCYHQGSNVLLYEYMEKGSLGELLHGASCNLDWPTRFMIALGSAQGLLYLHHDCKPRIIHRDIKSNNILLDEKFEAHVGDFGLAKVIDMPQSKSMSAVAGSYGYIAPEYAYTMKVTEKCDIYSYGVVLLELITGRAPVQPLDQGGDLVTWVKHYIREHKFTRGILDSRLDLTDETTVNHMLSVLRIAMHCTSMSPFDRPSMREVVILLIESNEREGNFISSPVYDLPLKEGTL, from the exons ATGATGCCTGGGATGTGTAAATCAAGAAAAGGCTTTACTTTGGTTTGGATTGGAGTTTTGATGGCTTCTGTATTGGTGGTTTATCACTCAGAAGGGTTGAATTTTGAAGGGATGTACCTCCTGGAGTTGAAAAAGAGCATTCATGATCCCCATAACAATCTGGCAAATTGGAACCCTAATGATGAAACACCAtgtgggtgggtgggtgtgAATTGCAGTTCTGCCTATAATAATCCTGTTGTGGAGTCTCTTGATCTGCAATCAATGAAGCTTTTGGGGACTTTGAACTCTAGTATTGGTGGCCTTGCCTTTCTAACTAGTCTGGACCTTTCTTTCAATGGATTCACTGGGAGCATCCCCAAGGAAATCGGGAATTGCTCGAGATTGGAATTCCTTTTGCTGAGGAATAATCAATTTGATGGGGCTATTCCACCAGAGTTGGGTAATCTGTTTAATCTTGCACTTTTGAATTTGAGCAACAACATGATTTCGGGTCCTATTCCTGTCGAGATTGGGAAGCTTTCTTCCCTGGTTGACTTTGCTGCATTCACAAACAATCTCACTGGCCCTTTGCCTCCGTCTCTTGGTAATCTCAAGAATTTGCAGACATTTCGAGTCGGGCAGAATGCAATTTCTGGAAGTCTGCCCAGAGAGTTAGGTGGCTGTAAGAACCTGGAAATTCTTGGTCTTGCTCAAAACCAACTCGGAGGAAATATCCCGAGAGAGCTTGGAATGCTTACTTGGTTGACTGAAATTGTTCTTTGGAATAACCAATTGTCTGGCTCTATCCCGCGGGAAATTGGGAATTGTACCAGACTTATAACGCTTGCTTTGTACCAGAACAATCTGGTCGGGGAGATTCCGGCTGAAATAGGAAATCTCAAGTCTCTGCAGAACTTGTATCTCTACAGGAATCAGTTGAATGGAACAATTCCAAGGGAGCTCGGGAATCTCTCTTCAGTAATTCAAATTGATTTCTCTGAGAACTATTTGATAGGAGAAATCCCGAGAGAGCTGAGTCTGATAAAGGGGCTACAGTTATTGTATCTGTTCCAGAACCAACTCACAGGCGTTATACCAAACGAGTTCAGTAGTTTAATAAACTTGACCAAGCTTGATCTGTCGATTAATTACCTCACAGGTCCTATTCCATCTGGCTTTCAGTATCTAACTAAAATGGTCCAATTACAGCTTTTCGACAACTCTTTAAATGGCACCATTCCTCAAGGGTTTGGAATTTATAGTCGACTGTGGGTGCTTGACTTTTCTGACAACAACCTCACCGGAAGAATTCCTCCTCATGTCTGTTACCATTCTAATTTGATTTTGCTGAATCTAGGCTCAAATAAACTTTACGGGAAAATCCCACCTGGTGTCACCAATTGTGCTTCATTAGTACAACTTCGTCTCGATGGCAACAGGCTAATCGGGGATTTCCCTTCTGACTTGTGCAAATTGGTAAACCTGTCTGCTGTTGAATTGGGTGAGAATAATTTCGGTGGTGCAATACCTTCAGAGATCGGGAACTGTCAAAAGTTGCAAAGGCTGGATCTTTCTGGCAATTACTTCTCGTCTGAGTTGCCGAGGTCAATAGGAAACCTGACTCAGCTTGTGACTTTCAATATCTCGTCTAATTTTTTCACTGGAAGGATACCGCCCGAAATTCTCAACTCTAAAGCACTACAAAGGCTCGATCTCAGCCACAACAGGTTTGTAGATGCTATTCCAGACGAGCTTGGGAATCTTTCACAGCTAGAACTCCTTATGCTTTCAGAAAATAAGCTATCTGGAAGGATACCAGCAGCATTAGGCAATCTTTCTCACTTGACCGAACTTCAGATGGGTGGAAATCTGTTATCCGGTGAAATACCATCAGAGTTAGGCTATTTGACGGGCTTGCAGATTGCAATGAATCTTAGTAACAATAATCTCTCGGGTGTCATACCACCCGAGCTTGGTAATCTTATATTGCTCGAGTACCTTCTGCTCAATAACAATCACTTGAATGGTGAGATTCCAAGCACATTTGGGAATCTGTCGAGTCTTATGGGTTGTGACTTCTCATATAACAACCTCAGCGGCCCGTTGCCTGATGTACCGTTGTTCAATAATATGAGCCTTAGCAGCTTTGTTGGGAATAGCGGTCTTTGTGGCGGGCCTCTTGGAGGATGCAATGAATCTATTACTTCCAGTTTGAAGCCCCCTCTTGTAACAAGCACGGGTGCTTCTCGAGGGAAGATTGTTACAGTGGTTGCAGCTGTGATTGGCGGGGTTTCTCTCGTTCTAATTGTGGTCATCTTGTATTTTATGAAGCGGCACCCAGTTGACATGGCTGGATCTTCACAGGATAAGGATATTTTATCCCCGGCATCAGACATCTATTTCCCTCCGAAAGAAGGGTTCACTTTGCAGGATTTAGTCGAAGCCACGAACAATTTTCATGACAGTTATGTCATAGGAAGGGGGGCTGTTGGGACGGTTTACAAGGCAGTGATGCAGTCTGGGCAAACTATAGCGGTGAAGAAGCTGGCTTCCAATCGAGAAGGCAATAACATTGAGAACAGTTTCCGAGCAGAGATTTTGACCCTCGGGAGGATTAGGCATCGGAACATTGTCAAGTTACATGGCTTTTGCTACCACCAGGGTTCCAATGTGCTTCTTTATGAGTACATGGAGAAGGGTAGCTTGGGTGAATTGCTGCACGGGGCATCGTGCAATTTAGATTGGCCTACCCGCTTCATGATTGCTCTAGGGTCCGCTCAAGGCCTTCTTTATTTACACCATGATTGCAAACCGAGAATCATCCACCGTGATATAAAGTCCAACAATATTCTCCTTGATGAGAAGTTTGAAGCCCACGTTGGCGATTTTGGTTTGGCAAAAGTTATCGACATGCCCCAGTCTAAGTCCATGTCTGCCGTTGCTGGATCatatggctacattgcacccg AGTATGCGTACACTATGAAGGTTACAgaaaaatgtgatatttatagTTACGGTGTTGTCCTACTTGAGTTGATAACGGGAAGAGCTCCCGTGCAGCCACTAGATCAGGGAGGCGATCTTGTCACATGGGTGAAGCACTATATTCGTGAACATAAGTTCACACGGGGGATACTTGATAGCCGATTAGACCTGACAGATGAAACCACGGTTAATCACATGCTTAGTGTTTTGAGAATCGCTATGCATTGCACGAGTATGTCTCCTTTCGACCGCCCATCAATGAGGGAAGTCGTGATTCTGCTGATCGAGTCTAATGAGCGGGAAGGTAACTTCATTTCGTCTCCAGTTTATGATCTCCCTCTCAAAGAAGGTACgttgtag